One Deinococcus roseus DNA window includes the following coding sequences:
- the aceE gene encoding pyruvate dehydrogenase (acetyl-transferring), homodimeric type, whose protein sequence is MADVTNTRAALPVEQLAKLNSVELQEWLDSLAYVLASAGNERAQEILEELKQYAYFHGVNIHHKQNTPYINTIPAHREPEFPGDMEMERRIMNINRWNSVAMVIRANKKSDGIGGHLSTYASAAELLEIGYNHFFRGHGAGVDRDLIFFQGHSSPGMYARSFLEGRFNEKQLDLFRRELQDEPGLSSYPHPWLMPEYWEFPTVSMGLGPIQAIYQARFMKYLENRGMKDKGNGKVWAFLGDGEMDEPQSIGAIRFAAYENLDNLVFVLNANLQRLDGPVRANSKVIQEFEALFRGAGWNVIKVVWDSNWDRLIQKDKSGALIHRFENLVDGESQRYAAFGGKELRENFFNTPELKALIEGWSDADLEKLNRGGHDMKKVYAAYKSATEHKGRPSIIIARTIKGYGLGDSAQARNVAHQVKKLDTKSLIGLRDFLGLPLTDEQAEHLEYYNPGPDSPEVKYALERRKALGGLIPRREVKAAPLNTPGFDFFNEFYAGSNGREVSTTMAFVQVLSKLIRDKEVGKYIIPIIPDEARTFGMDALVPRIGIYSPRGQMYTPVDAGTLMAYKESAQGQMLEEGITEDGAMASFVAAGTSYANFGVPTIPFYVYYSMFGLQRVGDLVWAAGDLRCKGFMIGATAGRTTLNGEGLQHEDGNSLIQAYVVPNLKVYDPAFAYEIAVIVEDGLKRMYHDMEDIFYYITVENENYVQAPLPEYESREKVFEGIIKGIYLFKKSGAEKAKNQAQILASGPSILAAQEAQEMLKAYDVDASIWSVTSYKEIHQDALDVQRYNMLHPTAEPRKSYVAQQLENAPGVIISVSDYVKLTADGLNGHLDRKVWTLGTDGFGRSESREALRDFFEVDAKHIVVQTLYALSKEGKVKPEVVEKAIKDYGINPDRPNPVTR, encoded by the coding sequence ATGGCAGATGTCACCAACACGCGGGCTGCCCTACCTGTTGAACAGCTCGCAAAACTCAACTCCGTGGAGTTGCAGGAATGGCTGGACTCGCTGGCATACGTGCTGGCAAGCGCTGGCAATGAACGTGCCCAGGAAATCCTGGAAGAACTGAAGCAGTATGCCTACTTTCACGGCGTGAACATTCACCACAAACAGAACACGCCTTACATCAACACCATTCCCGCGCACCGCGAACCCGAGTTCCCCGGTGACATGGAGATGGAACGCCGCATCATGAACATCAACCGCTGGAACAGCGTGGCGATGGTGATCCGTGCAAACAAGAAGAGCGACGGGATCGGGGGGCACCTCTCCACCTACGCCTCTGCTGCCGAGCTGCTGGAAATCGGGTACAACCACTTCTTCCGTGGACACGGCGCAGGTGTGGACCGCGACCTGATCTTCTTCCAGGGCCACTCCAGCCCTGGCATGTACGCCCGCAGCTTCCTGGAAGGCCGCTTCAATGAGAAGCAACTGGACCTCTTCCGCCGTGAACTGCAGGACGAGCCCGGACTGTCCAGCTATCCCCACCCCTGGCTGATGCCCGAGTACTGGGAGTTCCCCACCGTGAGCATGGGTCTGGGTCCCATCCAGGCCATTTATCAGGCCCGTTTCATGAAGTACCTGGAAAACCGGGGCATGAAAGACAAAGGCAACGGCAAAGTCTGGGCGTTCCTCGGAGACGGGGAAATGGACGAACCCCAATCCATCGGGGCCATCCGTTTCGCTGCCTACGAAAACCTGGACAACCTGGTGTTCGTGCTGAACGCCAACCTGCAGCGTCTGGACGGACCTGTGCGCGCCAACTCCAAGGTCATTCAGGAGTTTGAAGCCCTGTTCCGTGGTGCAGGCTGGAACGTCATCAAGGTGGTCTGGGACAGCAACTGGGACAGACTCATCCAGAAAGACAAATCTGGAGCGCTCATTCACCGCTTTGAAAATCTGGTGGACGGGGAATCCCAGCGTTACGCTGCCTTCGGGGGCAAGGAGTTGCGTGAAAACTTCTTCAACACCCCTGAACTGAAAGCCCTGATTGAGGGCTGGAGCGACGCGGATCTGGAGAAACTGAACCGCGGCGGTCACGACATGAAAAAGGTCTATGCCGCTTACAAATCTGCCACCGAGCACAAGGGCAGACCGTCGATCATCATTGCCCGCACCATCAAGGGTTATGGTCTGGGGGACAGCGCACAGGCCAGAAACGTGGCCCACCAGGTCAAGAAACTCGACACCAAGAGCCTGATTGGCCTGCGGGACTTCCTGGGTCTGCCCCTCACCGATGAGCAGGCAGAGCACCTCGAATACTACAACCCCGGCCCGGACAGCCCTGAAGTCAAGTACGCTCTGGAGCGCCGCAAAGCGCTGGGTGGTCTGATTCCCCGCCGTGAAGTGAAAGCTGCACCCCTCAACACCCCCGGCTTTGATTTCTTCAACGAGTTTTACGCCGGTTCCAATGGCCGTGAAGTGTCCACCACCATGGCGTTCGTGCAGGTCTTGAGCAAGCTGATCCGCGACAAGGAAGTGGGCAAGTACATCATCCCCATCATTCCTGACGAGGCCCGCACTTTTGGGATGGACGCGCTGGTGCCCAGAATCGGCATTTACAGCCCCAGAGGCCAGATGTACACCCCCGTGGACGCTGGCACCCTGATGGCCTACAAAGAATCCGCCCAGGGCCAGATGCTGGAAGAAGGCATCACCGAAGACGGAGCCATGGCCAGCTTTGTGGCTGCAGGCACCTCCTACGCCAACTTTGGTGTGCCCACCATTCCCTTCTACGTGTATTACTCCATGTTCGGCCTGCAGCGTGTGGGAGATCTGGTGTGGGCTGCCGGGGACCTGCGATGCAAAGGCTTCATGATCGGAGCCACCGCAGGCCGCACCACCCTCAACGGGGAAGGCCTGCAACACGAAGACGGCAACAGCCTGATCCAGGCCTACGTGGTGCCCAACCTGAAAGTCTACGATCCTGCCTTCGCCTATGAAATTGCAGTGATTGTGGAAGACGGTCTCAAGCGCATGTACCACGACATGGAAGACATCTTCTATTACATCACCGTGGAAAACGAGAACTACGTGCAGGCCCCCCTGCCCGAGTATGAGTCCAGAGAGAAAGTCTTTGAAGGCATCATCAAGGGCATCTACCTGTTCAAGAAGAGCGGTGCTGAGAAGGCCAAAAACCAGGCCCAGATTCTGGCCTCCGGGCCATCCATCCTGGCTGCCCAGGAAGCCCAGGAAATGCTGAAAGCCTACGACGTGGACGCGTCCATCTGGTCTGTCACCAGCTACAAGGAAATCCACCAGGACGCCCTGGACGTGCAGCGCTACAACATGCTGCACCCCACCGCAGAGCCCCGCAAATCCTATGTGGCCCAGCAACTGGAAAACGCTCCTGGCGTGATCATCAGCGTGTCTGACTATGTCAAACTCACCGCCGATGGCCTGAACGGACACCTGGACCGCAAAGTCTGGACCCTGGGTACCGACGGCTTTGGTCGCAGTGAGAGCCGCGAAGCCCTGCGTGACTTCTTTGAAGTGGATGCCAAACACATCGTGGTGCAGACCCTGTATGCCCTCTCCAAAGAAGGCAAGGTCAAGCCCGAAGTGGTCGAGAAAGCCATCAAGGATTACGGCATCAACCCTGACCGTCCCAACCCTGTGACCCGCTGA
- the aceF gene encoding dihydrolipoyllysine-residue acetyltransferase: MATEVKLPEVGDNIASATVVNVLVKVGDTVALNQPVIEIETDKAVVEVPSDAAGTVKEIKVKTGDNVPVGNVILVLEGEGAGGVAAPSTQTDQTETTSPVAEPEGTLVPQHTAASSAPAAGGSAEVKLPEVGDNIASATVVNVLVKAGDTISKDQPIVEIETDKAVVEVPSDAAGTVKEVKVKAGDNVPVGGVLLVLEGGAAAPAAPKVEAPKAEVPEAQPQQANQGSPTQAPGNQIAQNEGPKAAPALVAVEGRQVAHAAPSVRRLAREIGIDINTVAGTGIAGRISEEDVRRTAGTPTVSAPAAAAQPAAQAAPVVQAQPLPDFSKWGNIRREDFNGVRKATVRSMANAWSTVPMVTHFDKADITVMEQVRKSFGARVEKAGGKLTMTAILMKVVANALRKFPKFAAAIDVANGQVVYRDYINLGIAVDTPSGLLVPVIKDVDRKSITEISVELGEIAGKARDRKLKPDEMAGGVFNISNLGGIGGYGFTPIVNPPDVAILGVSRSAFEPVWNKDKGEFEPRFLMPLSLTYDHRLIDGADAARFARYICESLEDPFLISL; the protein is encoded by the coding sequence GTGGCTACTGAAGTAAAACTTCCCGAGGTGGGCGACAACATTGCCTCCGCTACCGTGGTCAATGTGCTGGTCAAAGTGGGCGACACTGTGGCGCTCAACCAGCCCGTGATTGAAATTGAAACCGACAAGGCCGTTGTGGAAGTTCCCAGCGACGCTGCCGGAACCGTGAAGGAAATCAAGGTCAAAACCGGAGACAACGTGCCCGTGGGCAACGTCATTCTGGTGCTTGAAGGCGAAGGTGCAGGTGGCGTTGCCGCACCCTCCACCCAGACCGACCAGACCGAAACAACCTCACCTGTGGCCGAACCCGAAGGCACCCTGGTTCCCCAGCACACCGCAGCCAGCAGCGCTCCTGCTGCAGGTGGTTCTGCAGAAGTGAAACTCCCCGAAGTGGGCGACAACATCGCTTCTGCCACCGTGGTCAACGTGCTGGTCAAAGCTGGAGACACCATTTCCAAAGACCAGCCCATCGTGGAGATTGAGACTGACAAGGCTGTCGTGGAAGTCCCAAGTGACGCTGCAGGCACCGTAAAAGAAGTCAAAGTCAAAGCCGGTGACAACGTGCCCGTGGGTGGTGTGCTGCTGGTTTTGGAAGGTGGCGCTGCTGCACCTGCTGCCCCCAAAGTCGAGGCTCCCAAGGCAGAAGTCCCTGAAGCTCAACCCCAGCAGGCCAACCAGGGTTCTCCCACCCAGGCACCTGGCAATCAGATTGCCCAGAACGAAGGTCCCAAAGCTGCCCCCGCTCTGGTGGCTGTGGAAGGCCGTCAGGTCGCCCATGCTGCTCCCAGTGTGCGCAGACTGGCCCGCGAAATCGGCATTGACATCAACACCGTGGCTGGAACCGGCATTGCCGGACGCATCTCTGAAGAAGACGTGCGCCGCACCGCTGGAACCCCCACCGTGTCTGCTCCTGCTGCCGCTGCACAACCTGCTGCCCAGGCTGCACCTGTTGTTCAGGCCCAGCCCCTTCCCGACTTCAGCAAGTGGGGCAACATCCGCAGGGAAGACTTCAATGGTGTGCGCAAAGCCACCGTGCGCAGCATGGCCAACGCCTGGTCCACGGTTCCCATGGTCACACACTTCGACAAAGCAGACATCACTGTGATGGAGCAGGTCCGCAAGTCCTTCGGTGCCCGTGTGGAAAAAGCCGGTGGCAAGCTGACCATGACCGCCATCCTGATGAAGGTGGTCGCCAACGCCCTGCGCAAGTTCCCCAAATTTGCTGCAGCCATCGATGTGGCCAACGGTCAGGTCGTTTACCGCGATTACATCAACCTCGGCATCGCTGTGGACACCCCCTCCGGTCTGCTGGTTCCCGTGATCAAAGACGTGGACCGCAAGAGCATCACCGAAATCAGCGTGGAACTGGGCGAGATTGCTGGCAAGGCCCGTGACCGCAAGCTCAAACCCGACGAAATGGCCGGAGGCGTGTTCAACATCTCCAACCTGGGCGGCATTGGTGGGTACGGTTTCACCCCCATCGTCAACCCCCCAGATGTGGCCATCCTCGGCGTGAGCCGCTCTGCCTTTGAGCCTGTCTGGAACAAAGACAAAGGCGAATTCGAGCCCCGCTTCCTGATGCCCCTCAGCCTCACTTACGACCACCGCCTGATTGATGGTGCAGATGCCGCCCGTTTTGCGCGCTACATCTGCGAGTCTCTGGAAGATCCCTTCCTGATCAGCCTGTAA
- a CDS encoding vWA domain-containing protein, translated as MLKLEILPIKTALPENTPITLDVVVKLTPPEQIQNNKRSQLNVSLVLDRSGSMTGKGIEYAKKAATECLNHFQDGDRASVVIFDDKIDVLCPSTLISRPSRVQLQQRIRTVTARGSTDLHGGWFKGGFLVSEHYQKSLLNRVMLLSDGQANVGITDRKQINQEVLELSEHGVSTSTFGMGDDYDEDLLMGMADAGGGNYHYVSNPEMLPAIFEEELKGLESTFARRVSLGITVHSGVTLDDVLNRYATVNTGRYRLPNLRYGQASESALRFRIPELPAGQSEVPLMTARVAFDRGEERVVVKQTLSLKVVPVQQYDALPENMAVKEYVTLLEVTLKQEETVVAVAAGEQEFDAPAFMRYSEALASLPASPRVQEQMDSLNVLAEQMKKGDLQKARKESTYRSFARRKNQNK; from the coding sequence ATGCTGAAACTGGAGATCCTCCCCATCAAAACCGCACTGCCCGAAAACACCCCCATCACCCTGGATGTGGTGGTCAAACTCACCCCACCCGAGCAAATCCAGAACAACAAACGTTCACAGCTCAATGTTTCTCTGGTGCTGGACCGCAGCGGCAGCATGACCGGAAAAGGCATCGAGTACGCCAAAAAAGCCGCCACCGAATGCCTGAACCACTTTCAGGACGGAGACCGCGCCTCTGTGGTGATCTTCGATGACAAAATCGATGTGCTTTGCCCCAGCACGCTGATTTCCAGACCCAGCAGGGTGCAACTGCAACAGCGCATCCGCACCGTGACAGCCAGAGGCAGCACCGATCTGCACGGTGGATGGTTCAAAGGCGGCTTTCTGGTCAGCGAGCATTACCAGAAAAGCCTGCTCAACCGGGTGATGCTGCTCTCTGACGGACAGGCCAATGTGGGGATCACAGACCGCAAACAGATCAACCAGGAGGTGCTGGAACTCTCCGAACACGGGGTCAGCACCAGCACCTTCGGCATGGGAGACGACTATGACGAGGACCTGCTGATGGGCATGGCCGATGCAGGCGGTGGCAACTATCATTATGTCAGCAACCCCGAAATGCTCCCTGCCATCTTTGAAGAGGAACTCAAGGGCCTGGAAAGCACTTTTGCCAGACGGGTCAGCCTGGGCATCACGGTGCATTCCGGTGTGACTTTGGACGATGTGCTGAACCGCTATGCCACGGTGAACACCGGCAGGTACAGGCTGCCCAACCTCAGGTACGGTCAGGCTTCCGAATCTGCACTGCGCTTCAGAATTCCAGAACTCCCTGCAGGCCAGAGTGAAGTTCCCCTCATGACCGCCCGTGTGGCCTTTGATAGAGGAGAAGAAAGGGTGGTGGTCAAACAGACCCTCAGCCTGAAAGTCGTTCCTGTGCAGCAATACGATGCCCTGCCTGAAAACATGGCGGTTAAAGAATACGTCACCTTGCTGGAAGTCACCCTGAAACAGGAAGAAACTGTGGTCGCAGTGGCCGCAGGTGAACAGGAATTTGATGCCCCGGCTTTTATGCGTTATAGCGAAGCATTGGCCTCGCTCCCCGCTTCCCCAAGGGTCCAGGAGCAGATGGATTCCCTGAATGTTCTGGCAGAGCAGATGAAAAAAGGCGACCTGCAGAAAGCCCGCAAGGAAAGCACGTACAGGTCTTTTGCCCGCCGGAAGAACCAGAACAAGTAA